The genomic interval ATGATGGATATAATGGTGAACGGCGCTCTTCTAGAACCTAGATCCGTTTTACAGAGCGAACGAGTCGTCGGGGAAGTTTCTTTAGACGATTGTAGATTCATCGACGCTTGCAAACGACCAAATACTTGCAAACACGGTGGAAAATGTTCCGTTAAAGAAGATAAGTTAATTTGTGATTGTACAAATACCGGTTACATGGGAAAGAATTGCCATTTCGCTCAATATAGAAAAACTTGTGAAGAACTCGCCTTATTAGGTAATTAATTATCTCGACAATTTCCGTTTCCGTTTTTAATTCCGTTTCGACGaaatttttgtcatataaatatatttttaggttatacgAAACCGGACGTATATTTAATAGACATTGACGGTAACGGTAAATTTCCTCCGGCACACGTACGCTGCGAATTTCAAAGTCACGAAGATTCAACAAAAACAATCGTAGAACACAATTTACCCAGTCAAATAGACGTGAGATCTCCATCTGAAAAAGATTTCATGTTCACTATAAAATATAGAGAATTCGACGCCGAAATGATACAAGAATTAGTATCGCATTCGTTGAATTGTAGTCAATACATCAGATACGATTGCCAAAAAGCACCTTTAGAATTACATTCGGCGACGTGGTTTATAAGTTCCGCAAACGAAACCGTCGATTTTATCGGAGAAGTTAAaaggtaaataataaataaataaatgaaataaattaaaattgataaataataaataacgaaaGCCTTAAACGGCATATTAGATGACCGCTTTATTTCTTAATACCAGCTTTACAGGGGTACATGCCCATGTTCTATAGGAAAGAAATGCGAAAACAAATCCCAATGGTGTAATTGTGAAGATATCGATGACGAAAAATGGTATACCGATGACGGTTATTACACAAACGCGAATAATGTTGGTATTAccgaaatggtttttcttcaacAATCCGATTTACCTGATGATGCACTAGGAAGAATAACATTAGGACCATTAGAATGCGTCGAAACTAGTAAGTTTCTAAAAGaacgttaaaaatataatattattttttttattattccacaGATACCCAAAGATACGTTGTTACTTTTACTACGAGTCAGTCTTATATCGAAGTACCCGGTTGGATAAAAGGAGATTTGGCGTTTTCGTTTAGGACTACCGGTAAAAAAGCCATTCTTCTCTACCAACCACCGATAAGACCAAATTATCCAAGTTTTATGGTAGCTTTAACTAGCGGTATGTTCAATCGAAATGATTAAATAAccgtttctttttttttacttttttttactttagATTTTCAACtaacttttaattttacattaaacaCCGGCGTTTCTAAGGAACTCGTCATAATTTCCGGTAGAAAATTAAACGGTGGTGAATGGCACAAAGTTTGGATAGATTATAACAAATATCATGTTAGATTTATGATAAACGAAGATTTTCAAATGGTAAATTTAAAACCGGAAGAAGAATTCGGTCCTTTTGAAGGTTCTATGTTCATCGGAGGCGCTATTAGGTACCtaatcatttaattaaaaaaaaaaaaataaaaaataaaaaattacttcgTATAATGTTGAGATATTTTTCTAGCGATTTGCTCGATCAAAAATCATCTGTTCATCAAGGATTGATAGGATGCTTCAGAGGATTAGTTGTGAAcgaagaaattttagatatatACAGTTATATGAGCGTCCATCTTAGTGAAATTATCAAAGATTGTAAACCTTCTTGCGATCCGAATCCTTGTCAAAACGGTGCGCATTGTAAAGAACTTTGGAGTAATTTTCAATGTATATGTCCAAATCCGTGGGCTTACAGTGGGGAGTTTTGCGAAACCAGTAagctatttattcatttcatctacttaatttttcataaattaactATTTTCTAGATATCAACACAAACGCCATAACTTTTACTTTACCTAGCTCATATTTACGGAGGAATTATTTGACGAACGATACCAGCGATGAAAAATCCGTATTGAGCGGTATGtttaaagaaaacattttggTAAATCTACGAACCTACGAAAATCGAGCTCTCATATTTTACGCTAACGATCAATTAAACAATTTCGCCCATTTATATATCGACAACGATACCCAAgtcatatttctttttaattacggtaacaaaattttcaatataacagTTGATTACGCCAATTTAAATACTAGTAAATCCGTACAAATAGCTATAGTCAGAGAGAAAAATTTTACTACTATGCACGTTAAcgacaaaaacaaaactatacCGTACGGAGTTAAACTTTTAGAAGACTATTCCCACAAACCCTGGATAAACCCTAATATGGGTAAGTTgagatttcattatttgaatgttCTTGAATGTAAAAGACTATATTTTAGAGGTATTAGCTCCTCAACGTCCACCCGCTCCGCCgactgaatattttcaattaaatttaggGGGTTACGATCCCGaaactttattaaaagtttCTGATTATCCACCGAAACTCGAAGGATACGTGGGTTGTTTGAGAGGTCTTCAAATTGGTAACCGTTCGATCGATCTTTCATCTAAAGTAAGCGAGACAGACGTAGGTAAGTATagtaaattgattttttataaaacgagtcgcattgtatatttttatttaacgtGGTTTTTAGGGGTGATCGCACATTGCAACATGAAATGCGACGAAGTACCTTGTAAACACGGTGGAATATGTATTGAAGATTTTAGAAATCGTCGACATACTTGCGATTGCGAACACACTAGTTATTACGGGGAATTTTGTTCTGAAGAAATCGGTGCTGAATTCAACGGAGAATCTATTATTTGGAGAGAATACATTTTAAACGGATCCGTTGATTACGTTAAATTCCAATTGGCGTTTTCCAGCGTCGATATTAGTCAAAAAAGTACCgtcttattattattacaaactgaaaacaggtaaaaaaaaaaatcataaataataataataacaaaatgtcgtatatattaatattatttttcattttgtagtCGTAGCTATTATTTGGTTGTCGGTTTAAGTACCGAAGGTTATTTGACGGTACAAGAAGATAGAGAAGGCGCCGTCTTTTCGGCTACcgtaaatacgaaaaatttcataaacgGCGCCAGACATTCGATTTAttacaaaagaaattttaacGATTCCGAATTATACATCGACAGAGAATTAACGGCTATGAAACAAATTCCAGCACAAACTTTCACCAATATTCCCGAAAAAGGTGGAAACGAAGTCCAAATCGGTGGTCACGATACCAACGATCCGAGATTCGCTACTTATAAAAGATATAGCGGCTGCCTTTCAAGTCAGTATATACACGGCGTTTCAATAAAAGCGATAATGATGatgctatttaaaaaaatttatcaagttTTCGTTGGAGCGCcgtatatatttaaatagaatcgattgtataaataaacaatttttacgattttatagatattttcatcAAAGTAAACGAACACGTTATGAAACCTTTAGAAGAATATATGTTGTTCACTAAAACTGGTACCGAAAAAGTGAATGTATCGAATCAACATGGTGTCAGAAGCGCGCAGTGTAGTTCGGATTTCGACaaaatacacgaaaaaattCCGGTTTCTATTAATCTTAATATAAGCCAGGTAAATACGATGAAAATCTGTAAACACTCATAATTTCCAACTACTAATCTTAACATTTTGccatatttcatataaataaactttttctcCAACTACCGTATGTAGAATATTAATTTATGACACCCCTAACGCTATCTACGAGCAAATATCCAAGATACCATTACGGAATTGTGTAGAAAACTTCAGTATTagtaaagttttatttttatgtaataaaattaattctcaATCCAATTGAACCCATTTGCCAGTGTAGAAATGGcatttttggcaaaatttaataaaaataaacaatttttaattgaaaaatatagctCTGAAATGATTTTCTcgtaagaaaaatttttattcacagGGAACCGATAAAACTTGGGTCCAAGACGCTCCTCAAAGAGTAATTTACACATCGATGTATTCGACTACGGCCGAAGAGGAAGACAGCACCGGCCAATTGGTCgttataattttatcttctttttttttattagtaatagttttttttatatatcacctgattataattgataaaaaatacagaagaagaaaagaatACGAAACCGACgccaatattttattatcgaaaCAACAAGCCGCTTTTCTAcaggaaaataacaaaaccgTAAGTGGactcgttatttttttttattccaaaaaaaccaTTCTCACTCTCTTATTAAAAGCTTCGTatcgaaaaatatcaaatccGCACTGATCCGTTCTAATCGTAACATTTAACTTCTGTATTCGACACTAGATGgcgaaacaattttttattatgtattgtTTCTTTactattacttttattaatttgatttcaaCTGCTGTTTATTAAgtatttcatctttttattatcattattattttataaacgtaTTTTTGTGCAGTATTAAACGCgattctattatattttatgcatACGTCCCCCTCTGTTATATTATGATGTAATCTGATGATTTCCCGTTAGCACAATAGATGGCGCCACCGTAACGTGCAGATTATATACTACTTTGTCTCGTTTCAGATATTTCATACAGACTACGCAtacttgagaatgcgcagaaccgagcttgAGCCTCGAAGGATAGAGAAACCGTTATCATTCTGTCTTTCTTAATCGGAACGATGTAGATTTTAAGCGCGctttaatatttaatcaattgGCTTTagaacatattttgaaaaatacattatctttaaaaatatagatttttttttaatattgcttAGTTCGTTTGTTATTAATAACTAGCTGACGattttttaaggttaggttagattctTGAGCTTCCATTTTATTAGTGTGCAAttcgaccaaaaaaaaaacaacatatCGCAAAAATTCTACTTACCTCTATAGTCATTAcagataataaagaaaattaattggttgaatattatttaaaaaattagttgatGCTGTACAGCcgccatttttaaataaatcactTGGATATAAACTACTGTGAACAGTCACTGCCATTTACAATAAAATCACGATTCCGTTATCTCCATTTATTTTGTAggatttttaattaaagtaatttcgattattttttatgaatattccaGGCGGAGGATTCGTCCAAAAAATTCAATGGAATAATAACAAGCGATTCATTTAACGTTTCAAAAGATGAAGTCAGGGAAGAATTAATTGTGAAACCTATCAAAAGGGTAGATAGTAAAAGAGAAAAACAACGAGTTTCATTTAGAGGtgagatttttaaataaataaataacgaaaaagaaaaatcttcCGTATCTTTTAGGTAACAATACCGAAATAAAAAACGACAATTCTGAAGTAATTTGTTCAGAATTACTCACTCCAATGCCGGAAGtggtagaagaagaagaagaagaagaagaagaagaagaagaaaacgacGAAcctattaatatcaaaaatatataacttattatattataacgcaaatttaaaaaataaaataaacgtcaaaacttaaaaataattccGTGGGatcttttattcaaattgtgTATATGTAAGAAAcgccaattttattttaaatttaattaaatctaaAGTATATGTATATACAATCAAAAAGAATTGTACTTGAGACAATATGaacaccaaaaaaataaaaaaaaattcacttgcACATCTCACGCGTCTTATCTGTAActagaattattataaaaaaaatgtcttatttccgattagtaataataattattaataataataataataatgtaatagGAATTTACATTATCGAATTAGTACGATGTCATGGATTTGGTCCCAACAGTTTTTTCGTATCATCCGGACTTGATTTTACTAAACCGTCTTCacctataattaaaaaaaaaaatacaaaattacagTAAATAGAAGTAAACAATCGGTAGCACTGAATGCaacaatatattacaaaaaaatctccAAAAAGAAGCTACATCAGTACAAAATAGTGAACTACGGATGTGAAGCTTCAATTCTTAACAGCAGAAGAAGAGAAGTTAGACATATGAAAAAGGAGGATAACTACAggataaaaaggaaaaaaagaacGAATAATTTGGAGAAGCGgaactaagcaaaataatatgaaaaaagaaaaaaccagattttagaacaaaaaaaattatggacatAGAACAAGGAGGAAGAAGGAAAAGATAATATGCAAAAGTGATGGAAGAAATAAGAGAGAGAAATTGACGACTggaaaacgaaagcaaaaaataggaaagagtaAGAACAAATCACTTCCAAGCTATTAACTCAACTTTCAAAATTGATTCTAAGCTTCGAcacaataattttcataaacatttttctcttaataattttctttgatgTCAAGTAAAAATGAATGTTAGTAATCACTCAGTACAAAATCAGACAAATAAAGTGGCTTCACATTTGTTACAGCATTGCCCCATCAACATTAGACACTTTAACAAGaaatacattgaaataaaatatgaaataccaTCAAAAAACAATATCCTTCGTTTAATCaaagttatattcaatttaAGAGGTTACAAGTCACCAAGAAACGTTTTAGAAGGCTGTTAAAAATGGTACCAATAGACATGTTACATTATTTGgtcaaataatagaaaaacaagTGATATAATTCCACTAACCTTTTTCAGTTTTGATTTCCTCTTTGATCTTATCTTC from Diorhabda sublineata isolate icDioSubl1.1 chromosome 8, icDioSubl1.1, whole genome shotgun sequence carries:
- the LOC130447590 gene encoding axotactin isoform X2; this encodes MRSSITHYVTAFPLFGRIKLKLIYSCILILTISARPELTNLRQCIGPIEKGPCSRNIYKWAFDHDRQECVQFVWGGCGGNDRNRFDNENNCTDICKNSKTDTSSPRINIVEDRGPVLTFQETGDETTFMFAQSNTFIQIDGDIIQTFQLRLCRQISFKFRTRLPHGLLVYHNVKVPKGISLQPYALYIIVQQGQLKVVHVYGKHSTALTVGSGLNRDEWHSVTVRIDVHGARLMATVDDLKDETTLKGLDKENNYGVSANVTSVILIGGLSSEERLHGVKYIIESFVGCIKNVILSTGKSASDLLPISPLIATKHENVQEGCVDKCITVENLCFQGSKCINHYNTFTCDCFGTKYEGEYCDIYTATILTLKGSSYVSYRVYDWKDRVHSSVTRFSMLFKTRFDDSALLFAAGGVQNLNHYIAASIFNKTVFVEVNFGEYPLLTVLGQVPEFKLYQWNNLTIFHEYNRIHLILNEEKVTLNVTGIPLLYIDPEIYIGGGPELQKKPGLKSTNNFVGSLKYVFYNDISIIYELNKNNPKVHYIGILRPEFYEIDVKDIPITFPFSSSHIWWHNNHTDSLSLSFSYKASTNLSVVASSEAQTGVYWEVRIVNDEVRFEVSDNTKNVTHLISVKKTPGVWHWLNLTYKGEVDEITLTVDNRTKQEKIGDIKFAIGDKIKVAAGSRTNAGLVGCMMDIMVNGALLEPRSVLQSERVVGEVSLDDCRFIDACKRPNTCKHGGKCSVKEDKLICDCTNTGYMGKNCHFAQYRKTCEELALLGYTKPDVYLIDIDGNGKFPPAHVRCEFQSHEDSTKTIVEHNLPSQIDVRSPSEKDFMFTIKYREFDAEMIQELVSHSLNCSQYIRYDCQKAPLELHSATWFISSANETVDFIGEVKRGTCPCSIGKKCENKSQWCNCEDIDDEKWYTDDGYYTNANNVGITEMVFLQQSDLPDDALGRITLGPLECVETNTQRYVVTFTTSQSYIEVPGWIKGDLAFSFRTTGKKAILLYQPPIRPNYPSFMVALTSDFQLTFNFTLNTGVSKELVIISGRKLNGGEWHKVWIDYNKYHVRFMINEDFQMVNLKPEEEFGPFEGSMFIGGAISDLLDQKSSVHQGLIGCFRGLVVNEEILDIYSYMSVHLSEIIKDCKPSCDPNPCQNGAHCKELWSNFQCICPNPWAYSGEFCETNINTNAITFTLPSSYLRRNYLTNDTSDEKSVLSGMFKENILVNLRTYENRALIFYANDQLNNFAHLYIDNDTQVIFLFNYGNKIFNITVDYANLNTSKSVQIAIVREKNFTTMHVNDKNKTIPYGVKLLEDYSHKPWINPNMEVLAPQRPPAPPTEYFQLNLGGYDPETLLKVSDYPPKLEGYVGCLRGLQIGNRSIDLSSKVSETDVGVIAHCNMKCDEVPCKHGGICIEDFRNRRHTCDCEHTSYYGEFCSEEIGAEFNGESIIWREYILNGSVDYVKFQLAFSSVDISQKSTVLLLLQTENSRSYYLVVGLSTEGYLTVQEDREGAVFSATVNTKNFINGARHSIYYKRNFNDSELYIDRELTAMKQIPAQTFTNIPEKGGNEVQIGGHDTNDPRFATYKRYSGCLSNIFIKVNEHVMKPLEEYMLFTKTGTEKVNVSNQHGVRSAQCSSDFDKIHEKIPVSINLNISQGTDKTWVQDAPQRVIYTSMYSTTAEEEDSTGQLVVIILSSFFLLVIVFFIYHLIIIDKKYRRRKEYETDANILLSKQQAAFLQENNKTAEDSSKKFNGIITSDSFNVSKDEVREELIVKPIKRVDSKREKQRVSFRGNNTEIKNDNSEVICSELLTPMPEVVEEEEEEEEEEEENDEPINIKNI
- the LOC130447590 gene encoding axotactin isoform X1 codes for the protein MRSSITHYVTAFPLFGRIKLKLIYSCILILTISARPELTNLRQCIGPIEKGPCSRNIYKWAFDHDRQECVQFVWGGCGGNDRNRFDNENNCTDICKNSKTDTSSPRINIVEDRGPVLTFQETGDETTFMFAQSNTFIQIDGDIIQTFQLRLCRQISFKFRTRLPHGLLVYHNVKVPKGISLQPYALYIIVQQGQLKVVHVYGKHSTALTVGSGLNRDEWHSVTVRIDVHGARLMATVDDLKDETTLKGLDKENNYGVSANVTSVILIGGLSSEERLHGVKYIIESFVGCIKNVILSTGKSASDLLPISPLIATKHENVQEGCVDKCITVENLCFQGSKCINHYNTFTCDCFGTKYEGEYCDIYTATILTLKGSSYVSYRVYDWKDRVHSSVTRFSMLFKTRFDDSALLFAAGGVQNLNHYIAASIFNKTVFVEVNFGEYPLLTVLGQVPEFKLYQWNNLTIFHEYNRIHLILNEEKVTLNVTGIPLLYIDPEIYIGGGPELQKKPGLKSTNNFVGSLKYVFYNDISIIYELNKNNPKVHYIGILRPEFYEIDVKDIPITFPFSSSHIWWHNNHTDSLSLSFSYKASTNLSVVASSEAQTGVYWEVRIVNDEVRFEVSDNTKNVTHLISVKKTPGVWHWLNLTYKGEVDEITLTVDNRTKQEKIGDIKFAIGDKIKVAAGSRTNAGLVGCMMDIMVNGALLEPRSVLQSERVVGEVSLDDCRFIDACKRPNTCKHGGKCSVKEDKLICDCTNTGYMGKNCHFAQYRKTCEELALLGYTKPDVYLIDIDGNGKFPPAHVRCEFQSHEDSTKTIVEHNLPSQIDVRSPSEKDFMFTIKYREFDAEMIQELVSHSLNCSQYIRYDCQKAPLELHSATWFISSANETVDFIGEVKRGTCPCSIGKKCENKSQWCNCEDIDDEKWYTDDGYYTNANNVGITEMVFLQQSDLPDDALGRITLGPLECVETNTQRYVVTFTTSQSYIEVPGWIKGDLAFSFRTTGKKAILLYQPPIRPNYPSFMVALTSDFQLTFNFTLNTGVSKELVIISGRKLNGGEWHKVWIDYNKYHVRFMINEDFQMVNLKPEEEFGPFEGSMFIGGAISDLLDQKSSVHQGLIGCFRGLVVNEEILDIYSYMSVHLSEIIKDCKPSCDPNPCQNGAHCKELWSNFQCICPNPWAYSGEFCETNINTNAITFTLPSSYLRRNYLTNDTSDEKSVLSGMFKENILVNLRTYENRALIFYANDQLNNFAHLYIDNDTQVIFLFNYGNKIFNITVDYANLNTSKSVQIAIVREKNFTTMHVNDKNKTIPYGVKLLEDYSHKPWINPNMEVLAPQRPPAPPTEYFQLNLGGYDPETLLKVSDYPPKLEGYVGCLRGLQIGNRSIDLSSKVSETDVGKYSKLIFYKTSRIVYFYLTWFLGVIAHCNMKCDEVPCKHGGICIEDFRNRRHTCDCEHTSYYGEFCSEEIGAEFNGESIIWREYILNGSVDYVKFQLAFSSVDISQKSTVLLLLQTENSRSYYLVVGLSTEGYLTVQEDREGAVFSATVNTKNFINGARHSIYYKRNFNDSELYIDRELTAMKQIPAQTFTNIPEKGGNEVQIGGHDTNDPRFATYKRYSGCLSNIFIKVNEHVMKPLEEYMLFTKTGTEKVNVSNQHGVRSAQCSSDFDKIHEKIPVSINLNISQGTDKTWVQDAPQRVIYTSMYSTTAEEEDSTGQLVVIILSSFFLLVIVFFIYHLIIIDKKYRRRKEYETDANILLSKQQAAFLQENNKTAEDSSKKFNGIITSDSFNVSKDEVREELIVKPIKRVDSKREKQRVSFRGNNTEIKNDNSEVICSELLTPMPEVVEEEEEEEEEEEENDEPINIKNI